From the Hordeum vulgare subsp. vulgare chromosome 1H, MorexV3_pseudomolecules_assembly, whole genome shotgun sequence genome, the window ACGTGATCAGCTATTTCAAAACTGAATACCATAAAAGGAAATATAGCGACTGGAGCATGATTGTCACACGGGATTTAATTACTTGGGGAGGCTGTCAGTGAAATGAAGTCACTTAAATGTTTCATAACACACAACATAGGCTTCTAAGTCCCTAACTCAAAAAAACTGTGAGAACCTTGCAGTCTTCTCCTCAGCCACATTTTAACCCACAGAGAGACATGGCACACCCCCATGGCCTATAAATAGCAGCCCTCGCAGCAAGAGAGACACGAAACCAAACGACCAGAGCATCTCCAAGAGCAAACAACTCCCCGGAGCCTAACATACTAGATACAGGAATCATTAGCTCAGTAGAATCCCACCAGGGAAGCTTTACCTAATCCAAGGATGTCTTCTGGGTCATCGCGGAGCACCTCGCCGAGCTCGGACTCAGAGTGGagcaagaaggagaacaagatgtTCGAGGAGGCGCTCGCGTACTACGGCGAGGGCGCCCCCAACCTCTGGGAAAAGGTGGCCTGCGCCATGGGGGGCACCAAATCCCCCGACGATGTGCGCCGCCACTTCCAGATCCTTGTCGACGACGTCAAGAACATCCAGTCTGGCCGCATCCCCTTCCCCAAGTACAAGACCCAAGGATTCTGGACCTGAAAGGTATAATCCTCAACCAAACTGCCACACACATCGGATGCTCTCATGTTAACAAGTTTTCAGTCGAGCATAAGCATACCAGTTACTGCTGTATTGTCTGCTTTCTAGGAAAATTAGATGTTTGAAATCAATGTCAAAGGCACAGCATGCAGGGGTATTTatgtattttttgtttttctttagagGTTACTTACCATCATGCATGCATGACGACTGGCACCATGAACTAACTCTCTATGAGACAAACTGCTTAATTCCCTTCTTCCAAAACAAAAGCTTGGATGTATCTTGCAGTCTTTCTCCCCTCGTGCTTTTAGCTTAGAAGgctgattttatatatttttggttgATTTTGTGCAGCTCCATGCTATCTGCAAACCCATTCGCCTAACCTCATGCCTACatagaacaaaagaaaagaaagaaagaagaagtgtcTTCTATTTGAGTACTTTCGTTTAGAGTTCAGATAAGCTTACAGTGAAAATGTTTTCTCAACTTTTCAGGATCAAGCAGTGTAAGAGCTCCAGTGGACAATGAACAAAGTTGTACAAACTAGATTTCTAAGAAGCAAGGATGGACAGTTGT encodes:
- the LOC123450801 gene encoding protein RADIALIS-like 3, translating into MSSGSSRSTSPSSDSEWSKKENKMFEEALAYYGEGAPNLWEKVACAMGGTKSPDDVRRHFQILVDDVKNIQSGRIPFPKYKTQGFWT